One genomic window of Polyangium aurulentum includes the following:
- a CDS encoding OPT family oligopeptide transporter, with amino-acid sequence MTTPNTSLVAPAAPAATETPVDPEQHWLDHVWRKGEKQLTVRAVIAGMFIGGVMCLSNLYVFFKTGWSLGVTLTACILAFALFEFFRAARLTSSEFTILENNAMGSVASAAGYMTGGGNMAAFGALLMVTSARPSPYWMMLWFGIIAAMGVFAAIPIKRQLINQEGLAFPTGTATAATLRSMHDAIHHEGAAGAEAKTGNGKDQAKLLGLASLAAAVLTFLREAKAPWMPFNLPAAFALPFELAGRAAKDWTITLKSELVQVGAGALMSFRTGWSLLLSSLLGYAVLAPSLVGKGLVKEVTYPAIVGWTLWPGAAILVASGLTSFALDYKSVVRSFRGLSGLFSRNASAAREPIADVECPDWWFPAGFAVLAPIVVVLMAFLFHIPVWAGLIAMPLAVFMGFIAARVTGETDVTPTKALGPVTQAVFGILTPGNLAGNVMSANVTGGIGLHAADLLTDLKSGWLLGASPRQQFKAQLFGVVAGALVVVPAFWILVPDPSVLGSDEWPAPSCLVWAGVSKAFANGLGGLPSGATTAMAIGIALGVTLALLERFAPKNLRPYIPSPAGLGIALVIPASNAIAMFLGALIAEIVRRVRPALGERATIPLASGFIAGESLMGIIVKALALAGVLQK; translated from the coding sequence ATGACCACGCCGAACACGTCCCTCGTCGCCCCCGCGGCGCCCGCCGCCACCGAAACGCCCGTCGATCCCGAGCAGCACTGGCTCGACCACGTCTGGCGCAAGGGGGAAAAACAGCTCACCGTGCGCGCCGTCATCGCCGGGATGTTCATCGGCGGCGTGATGTGCCTGTCGAACCTCTACGTCTTCTTCAAGACCGGCTGGAGCCTCGGCGTCACGCTCACCGCCTGCATCCTGGCCTTCGCCCTCTTCGAGTTTTTCCGGGCCGCTCGCCTCACGTCGAGCGAGTTCACGATCCTCGAAAACAACGCGATGGGCTCGGTCGCGTCCGCCGCGGGCTACATGACCGGCGGCGGCAACATGGCCGCGTTCGGCGCCCTGCTCATGGTCACCTCGGCGCGCCCCTCGCCGTACTGGATGATGCTGTGGTTCGGCATCATCGCCGCCATGGGCGTCTTCGCGGCCATTCCGATCAAGCGCCAGCTCATCAATCAGGAGGGCCTCGCGTTCCCGACGGGCACGGCCACCGCCGCGACCTTGCGCTCGATGCACGACGCCATCCACCACGAAGGCGCAGCCGGCGCGGAGGCGAAGACGGGCAACGGCAAGGATCAGGCGAAGCTCCTCGGGCTCGCCTCGCTCGCCGCCGCGGTGCTCACGTTCCTGCGCGAGGCCAAGGCGCCGTGGATGCCGTTCAACCTCCCTGCCGCCTTCGCATTGCCGTTCGAACTCGCCGGGCGCGCGGCCAAGGACTGGACGATCACGCTGAAGAGCGAGCTCGTGCAGGTCGGCGCGGGCGCGCTCATGAGCTTTCGCACCGGCTGGTCGCTTCTCCTGAGCAGCTTGCTCGGTTATGCGGTGCTCGCGCCCTCGCTCGTCGGAAAAGGCCTGGTCAAGGAGGTGACCTACCCGGCGATCGTCGGCTGGACGCTCTGGCCTGGCGCGGCCATCCTCGTCGCCTCCGGGCTCACGAGCTTCGCCCTCGATTACAAGAGCGTCGTCCGCTCGTTCCGCGGCCTGTCGGGGCTGTTTTCCCGCAATGCGTCCGCCGCCAGGGAGCCGATCGCCGATGTCGAATGCCCCGATTGGTGGTTCCCCGCGGGCTTCGCCGTCCTCGCGCCCATCGTGGTCGTCCTGATGGCGTTCCTCTTCCACATCCCGGTCTGGGCGGGCTTGATCGCCATGCCGCTCGCCGTGTTCATGGGCTTCATCGCGGCGCGCGTGACGGGCGAGACCGACGTGACGCCGACCAAGGCACTCGGCCCCGTGACGCAGGCGGTCTTCGGCATCCTCACGCCGGGCAATCTCGCGGGCAACGTCATGAGCGCCAACGTGACGGGCGGCATCGGCCTGCACGCGGCCGATCTGCTCACGGACCTGAAGAGCGGCTGGCTGCTCGGCGCGAGCCCGAGGCAGCAATTCAAGGCCCAGCTCTTCGGCGTGGTCGCGGGCGCCCTGGTGGTCGTGCCGGCGTTCTGGATCCTCGTCCCCGACCCGTCGGTGCTCGGCAGCGACGAATGGCCCGCGCCCTCGTGCCTCGTGTGGGCGGGCGTGTCCAAGGCCTTCGCGAACGGGCTCGGTGGATTGCCGTCGGGCGCCACGACCGCGATGGCCATCGGAATCGCCCTCGGCGTCACGCTCGCCCTGCTCGAGCGGTTCGCCCCGAAAAACCTGCGCCCCTACATCCCCTCGCCCGCCGGCCTCGGCATCGCGCTCGTCATCCCGGCGAGCAACGCCATTGCGATGTTCCTCGGTGCCCTCATCGCCGAGATCGTCCGCCGCGTTCGCCCCGCGCTCGGCGAGCGCGCCACCATTCCGCTCGCGTCGGGGTTCATCGCCGGCGAGAGCCTGATGGGGATCATCGTGAAGGCTTTGGCCCTGGCTGGCGTGCTCCAGAAGTAG
- a CDS encoding carotenoid oxygenase family protein: MASLSDLLDSLGRSRKASPAPARNPYLEGNFAPVGREGDFPSLEVRSGEVPRDLRGALYRTSPGPRFEPVRRDLYHWFDGDGVIDAFHIEDGGVSHKNRWVRTEKLALEEHAGRALFGGILDFATSTGPEGWLALGFKPLELLGMRARALLGLHPTEEQMKRMMRAHDRSNTSIVHMAGRLLTLIESSAAHEIDPKTLATRGRFTFGGVVDGLRSMVAHPKIDPETGTIYTFGYWLGQPGLTYYVFGADGESRLVRDIETTYPSMMHDFSVTETRAIFYHLPAVLHFGDAKTTNTVRWQPSRGARIGVTLRDDPKAPVRWFDIPPCYIYHPMNAFDDGAAVVLDVVRYPRVPLFDPGGELANPNVEEYPPAQLVRIRIDLETGAITESSFDDVPVEFPVVDPRRATRRYRYGWTAARRGVTCGRGSMNAIARFDVETGEVKYRTLGRSSYTLEPIFVPRSPDAPEGDGYLLAVVYHAQEDASDLLILDAIDIEREPIAVVRTRQRVPYGFHGTWVPTA, encoded by the coding sequence ATGGCCTCGCTCTCCGATCTCCTCGACTCGCTCGGGCGCTCCCGCAAAGCGAGCCCCGCGCCCGCGCGCAATCCCTATCTCGAGGGCAACTTCGCCCCCGTCGGCCGCGAGGGCGACTTTCCCTCGCTCGAGGTCCGCTCGGGCGAGGTCCCGCGCGATCTGCGCGGCGCTCTGTATCGCACGAGCCCGGGCCCGCGGTTCGAGCCGGTCAGGAGAGACCTCTATCACTGGTTCGACGGCGACGGGGTGATCGACGCCTTCCACATCGAAGACGGCGGGGTCTCCCACAAGAATCGCTGGGTGCGCACCGAGAAGCTCGCCCTCGAGGAGCACGCCGGTCGCGCGCTCTTCGGCGGCATCCTCGATTTCGCGACCTCGACGGGCCCCGAGGGGTGGCTCGCGCTCGGCTTCAAGCCGCTCGAGCTTCTGGGGATGCGCGCCCGCGCCCTGCTCGGGCTTCATCCGACCGAGGAGCAAATGAAGCGGATGATGCGCGCCCACGACCGCAGCAATACGAGCATCGTCCACATGGCCGGGCGCCTGCTCACGCTCATCGAATCCTCGGCCGCCCACGAGATCGATCCGAAGACGCTCGCGACGCGCGGCCGTTTCACCTTCGGCGGCGTGGTCGACGGCCTGCGCTCGATGGTGGCCCACCCGAAGATCGACCCCGAGACCGGGACCATTTACACCTTCGGCTACTGGCTCGGTCAGCCCGGGCTCACCTATTACGTCTTCGGCGCCGACGGAGAGAGCCGCCTGGTCCGCGACATCGAGACGACCTACCCGTCGATGATGCACGACTTCAGCGTCACCGAGACCCGCGCGATCTTCTATCACCTGCCCGCCGTCCTCCATTTCGGCGACGCGAAGACCACGAACACCGTCCGCTGGCAGCCCTCGCGCGGCGCGCGCATCGGCGTCACCCTGCGCGACGATCCGAAGGCGCCCGTGCGCTGGTTCGACATCCCGCCCTGCTACATTTACCACCCGATGAACGCGTTCGACGACGGCGCGGCCGTCGTGCTCGACGTCGTCCGTTATCCTCGGGTGCCGCTCTTCGATCCGGGCGGCGAGCTCGCCAATCCGAACGTCGAGGAGTATCCGCCTGCGCAGCTCGTCCGCATTCGCATCGACCTCGAGACCGGCGCGATCACCGAGTCGTCCTTCGACGACGTGCCCGTCGAGTTCCCCGTCGTCGACCCGCGACGCGCGACGCGCCGATATCGGTACGGATGGACGGCGGCCCGCCGCGGCGTGACGTGCGGGCGCGGGTCCATGAATGCCATCGCGCGCTTCGACGTCGAGACGGGCGAGGTCAAATACCGCACCCTCGGCCGCTCGAGCTACACCCTGGAGCCCATCTTCGTCCCCAGGAGCCCCGACGCGCCCGAGGGCGACGGGTATCTCCTCGCCGTCGTCTACCACGCGCAGGAGGACGCGAGCGACCTCTTGATCCTCGACGCAATCGACATCGAACGCGAGCCGATCGCCGTCGTGCGCACGCGCCAGCGGGTCCCGTACGGATTCCACGGCACCTGGGTCCCTACCGCATGA
- a CDS encoding NYN domain-containing protein: MPYNERIRTALFVDFDNIYLGLHRVDPEAAEVFATEPTRWMAWLERGTAGKGTGVPVDAFRPSRAVLVRKCYLNPKTFHKYRPYFTRAAFEVVDCPPLTSQGKTSSDIRMVMDILDSLGHPTHFDEFAIMSGDADFTPVLMRLRAHDRRTTVVAVGYAASAYIAACDRLITEDRLIEDTLRVNVDGDGFESSQNALRVERPPFSLTPLTFAPPSLPAGEAGIELLNQMAAAVLHAVRGGGSLPAASLPRVYRRFQEFSAASDWLGFKSLRALTEELCRRDGRIRIVEDEAESWRVTTTSPETSSPPAPSIPPGQSSANGAPVPSPNGSGTEEVLPAIESPKQSDLRAEIVRVLREFVAASPRPVTMASASQEVIRRLGNVVVDSRWAGVGSFKDLLLTTGDLGFVVQTVSPGHLYDPARHEPPQADGEEWPPPSRDELAGVVRRIHEITGVPMLRPAEYAALFQTIADILGKGPFQVTATSKSVRDALLTRDQSVSRAAVTFVLRGIMYGGLPLIEAPKPWSARMLGHAFQKNVLAMCDDAELALSPIERAAVESWLLGGLPEEIIGAVTLREGAPQRDG, translated from the coding sequence ATGCCGTATAACGAGCGGATCAGGACCGCGCTCTTCGTCGATTTCGATAACATCTACCTGGGGCTCCACCGCGTCGACCCGGAGGCCGCCGAGGTGTTCGCCACCGAGCCGACGCGCTGGATGGCCTGGCTCGAGCGCGGCACCGCAGGCAAGGGCACGGGAGTCCCGGTCGATGCGTTCCGGCCGAGCCGCGCAGTGCTCGTCCGCAAGTGCTACCTGAATCCAAAGACGTTCCACAAGTACCGCCCGTACTTCACCCGCGCCGCGTTCGAGGTCGTCGACTGTCCGCCCCTGACATCGCAGGGCAAGACGAGCTCGGACATCCGGATGGTGATGGACATCCTCGACTCGCTGGGCCACCCCACGCACTTCGACGAGTTCGCCATCATGTCCGGCGACGCCGATTTCACGCCCGTATTGATGCGCCTGCGCGCGCACGACAGGCGCACCACGGTGGTGGCCGTGGGCTATGCGGCCTCGGCTTACATCGCCGCGTGCGACCGGCTGATCACCGAGGACAGGCTCATCGAGGATACGCTGCGCGTGAACGTCGACGGCGACGGCTTCGAGAGCAGCCAGAACGCGCTGCGTGTCGAGCGGCCGCCCTTCTCGCTCACGCCGCTGACGTTCGCGCCGCCGTCGCTGCCCGCGGGCGAGGCGGGCATCGAGCTTTTGAACCAGATGGCCGCCGCCGTCCTGCACGCGGTGCGCGGGGGCGGGAGCCTGCCCGCCGCGAGCTTGCCCAGGGTTTACCGGCGTTTTCAGGAGTTCAGCGCCGCGAGCGACTGGCTCGGCTTCAAGAGCCTGCGCGCGCTGACAGAGGAGCTGTGCCGGCGCGACGGCCGCATCCGCATCGTCGAGGACGAGGCCGAGAGCTGGCGCGTGACGACGACGTCGCCCGAGACGAGCTCGCCGCCCGCGCCCTCGATTCCCCCCGGTCAAAGCTCGGCGAACGGAGCCCCTGTCCCGAGCCCGAACGGCAGCGGCACCGAGGAGGTCCTGCCCGCGATCGAGTCGCCCAAGCAGAGCGATCTGCGCGCGGAGATCGTCCGCGTTTTGCGCGAGTTCGTCGCGGCCTCGCCCCGGCCGGTGACGATGGCGTCGGCCTCGCAGGAGGTGATCCGGCGGCTCGGCAACGTGGTGGTCGACAGCCGCTGGGCGGGGGTCGGCAGCTTCAAGGATCTGCTCCTGACCACGGGCGATCTCGGGTTCGTCGTGCAGACGGTGAGCCCGGGGCACTTGTACGATCCGGCGCGCCACGAGCCGCCGCAGGCCGACGGCGAAGAATGGCCGCCGCCCTCGCGCGACGAGCTGGCGGGCGTGGTGCGGCGCATCCACGAGATCACGGGCGTGCCGATGCTGCGGCCGGCCGAGTACGCGGCCCTCTTTCAAACGATCGCCGATATCCTCGGCAAGGGCCCGTTCCAGGTGACGGCGACGTCGAAGTCGGTGCGCGACGCGCTCCTGACGCGCGATCAGTCGGTCTCGCGCGCGGCGGTGACGTTCGTGCTCCGCGGGATCATGTACGGCGGGCTGCCGCTCATCGAGGCGCCCAAGCCCTGGAGCGCGCGCATGCTCGGCCACGCATTCCAGAAGAACGTGCTCGCGATGTGCGACGACGCCGAGCTCGCCCTCTCTCCGATCGAGCGCGCGGCCGTCGAGAGCTGGCTGCTCGGCGGGCTGCCCGAGGAGATCATCGGCGCCGTGACCCTGCGCGAGGGCGCGCCGCAGCGCGACGGGTAG
- a CDS encoding FG-GAP repeat domain-containing protein, producing MAALVGPGCGDGGSTGAGSGAGNAGATSGTGGNGGSGGDGGGDIFVDAGGCATGTACDGGVCAGGVCCAVELACGDACCEGGQVCSFEKCVTPGLVCVDSSDCGENAYCEYSLGEPSGAGGGGPGCMGGASAPTGKCLPRPPTCAAGMPAPKPGEPLTCLESCQYKPAGSSFNPEVKFTWGGQTVAPYATDVMMSPIVIELDDDDCDGKVTAKDIPEILFTTFQSGQYTAAGVLHAISVVGGQVVEKWTASGVHPTKHLAAGNIDGMPGNEVVGCNLGADGGARALRGDGTALWTGAAMPCFMPSIADLDGDGTVEVVVEGGILDGATGALKAAFSTPLESSFVVSDIDGDGKLDVVTGSQAFRADGSLILQTGITNTSSFYASQDWKSPWPAVADFDADGKPEVAVVDNMNHALAVWRYDEQAPGKFVVVRQPVDINGPLSPSLCASGTWGNTHGGGPATIADFNGDGVPDVATAGGVGYAVFDGKKLVDPSVSGPETFLWAKQTSDCSSASTGSTVFDFDGDGKAEVVYSDETTLRIYQGATGDILWQTCNTTATLIENPVVADVDNDGHADIVAVSNAYARQCTDGSGMRHAGVRIFGDTAGKWVRTRRVWNEHAYHITNVEEDGTIPSPEKPNYTQFGLNNFRQNKQPGSEFAAPDAVVSIEPRCSQEYGLIAVVRNVGEAALPAGVAVGFYAGNAPGGTALGQGQTTKVLYPAESEAVFLPLPDAPPGVTSGVTPIYAVVDDGGAPHPAWTECRTDNNTSAAGSGSCNTPK from the coding sequence GTGGCTGCGCTGGTGGGGCCCGGGTGCGGCGATGGGGGGTCGACCGGGGCTGGCAGCGGGGCGGGCAACGCCGGGGCGACCTCGGGGACGGGAGGAAACGGAGGGAGCGGGGGGGATGGGGGCGGCGACATCTTCGTCGACGCCGGCGGGTGCGCCACGGGCACGGCTTGCGATGGCGGCGTGTGCGCCGGCGGGGTCTGCTGCGCGGTCGAGCTTGCGTGCGGCGATGCGTGCTGCGAGGGCGGGCAGGTGTGCTCGTTCGAGAAGTGCGTCACGCCAGGCCTGGTGTGCGTCGATTCGAGCGACTGCGGCGAAAACGCGTACTGCGAGTACTCGCTCGGCGAGCCGTCGGGCGCGGGGGGAGGCGGCCCGGGCTGCATGGGGGGCGCGTCGGCGCCCACGGGCAAGTGCCTGCCGAGGCCGCCGACGTGCGCGGCGGGCATGCCGGCGCCGAAGCCGGGCGAGCCGCTCACGTGCCTCGAATCGTGCCAGTACAAACCCGCGGGCAGCTCGTTCAACCCCGAGGTCAAGTTCACCTGGGGAGGCCAGACCGTGGCGCCATACGCGACCGACGTGATGATGTCGCCCATCGTGATCGAGCTCGACGACGACGACTGCGACGGCAAGGTCACCGCGAAAGACATCCCCGAGATCCTCTTTACGACGTTCCAGAGCGGCCAGTACACGGCCGCGGGCGTGCTGCACGCGATCAGCGTGGTGGGCGGGCAGGTCGTCGAGAAGTGGACCGCGAGCGGCGTGCACCCGACCAAGCACCTCGCGGCCGGCAACATCGACGGCATGCCCGGGAACGAGGTGGTGGGCTGCAACCTGGGCGCGGACGGCGGAGCGCGCGCGCTGCGGGGCGACGGCACGGCGCTGTGGACCGGGGCGGCGATGCCGTGCTTCATGCCCTCGATCGCGGATCTCGACGGCGACGGCACGGTCGAGGTCGTGGTCGAGGGCGGCATCCTCGACGGCGCGACGGGCGCGTTGAAGGCCGCGTTCTCGACGCCGCTCGAAAGCTCGTTCGTCGTGAGCGACATCGACGGCGACGGCAAGCTCGACGTGGTGACCGGCAGCCAGGCTTTCCGCGCCGACGGCAGCCTGATCCTGCAGACGGGAATCACGAACACCAGCTCGTTCTACGCGAGCCAGGACTGGAAGAGCCCCTGGCCCGCGGTCGCCGATTTCGACGCCGATGGCAAGCCCGAAGTGGCGGTCGTGGACAACATGAACCACGCGCTCGCGGTGTGGCGATACGATGAACAGGCGCCCGGGAAATTCGTGGTCGTACGTCAACCCGTTGACATCAACGGCCCGCTGTCGCCGAGCCTCTGCGCCTCGGGGACGTGGGGCAACACGCACGGCGGCGGCCCGGCCACGATCGCCGATTTCAATGGCGATGGCGTCCCCGACGTGGCCACGGCGGGCGGCGTCGGGTATGCGGTGTTCGACGGGAAGAAGCTCGTCGATCCCTCGGTGAGCGGCCCGGAGACGTTCCTCTGGGCGAAGCAGACCTCGGATTGCTCGTCGGCGTCGACGGGCAGCACGGTCTTCGATTTCGACGGCGACGGCAAGGCGGAGGTCGTCTATTCGGACGAGACCACGCTGCGCATTTATCAGGGCGCGACGGGCGACATCCTGTGGCAGACGTGCAACACGACGGCGACGCTCATCGAGAACCCGGTCGTCGCGGACGTCGACAACGACGGGCACGCGGACATCGTGGCGGTATCGAATGCGTACGCGCGCCAGTGCACGGACGGCTCGGGCATGCGCCACGCCGGGGTGCGCATCTTCGGCGATACCGCGGGCAAGTGGGTGCGGACGCGGCGCGTGTGGAACGAGCACGCCTATCACATCACGAACGTCGAGGAGGACGGGACCATCCCCTCGCCGGAGAAGCCCAATTACACGCAGTTCGGCCTGAACAACTTCCGGCAGAACAAGCAGCCGGGCAGCGAGTTCGCCGCGCCGGACGCGGTCGTGTCGATCGAGCCGCGCTGCTCGCAGGAATACGGCCTCATCGCCGTGGTGCGCAACGTGGGCGAGGCGGCGCTGCCCGCGGGCGTGGCCGTCGGGTTTTACGCGGGCAATGCGCCCGGCGGGACCGCGCTGGGTCAGGGGCAAACCACGAAGGTCCTCTATCCGGCGGAATCGGAGGCGGTCTTCTTGCCGCTGCCCGACGCGCCGCCCGGGGTGACGAGCGGCGTGACCCCGATCTACGCCGTCGTCGACGACGGCGGGGCGCCGCACCCCGCGTGGACCGAATGCCGCACCGATAACAACACGTCGGCCGCGGGCAGCGGCTCCTGCAACACGCCGAAGTGA
- a CDS encoding SIMPL domain-containing protein, with protein sequence MRMGSFVALAWLVPAALGLVGCAAEPSGSSAMAPHEVVRSITVVGRGEATGKPDIARTSLGVEASAATVEEALNQTNAQMTRIMDAVKKVGVAEKDIKTANFSIQVERPFQPPQPMPMPEPMPGPAKATKGGAAASPPPPAPPSLPPATYRVSNQVEITIREVDKASRVLQAAVNAGANSVWNVSFAIDDTKALEAEARDKAVADARTRAEALARLSGMKLGPVISVSEVIGRGPVPQMPMFRGDVAMAAKMGGGAPPLEGGEMMFGTSIEVVFGLEK encoded by the coding sequence ATGCGAATGGGTTCTTTCGTGGCGCTTGCCTGGCTCGTGCCGGCGGCATTGGGGCTCGTGGGATGCGCGGCGGAGCCTTCGGGCTCGTCGGCGATGGCCCCGCACGAGGTGGTCCGGTCGATCACGGTGGTGGGTCGCGGCGAGGCCACGGGCAAGCCCGACATCGCGCGGACGAGCCTCGGGGTCGAGGCTTCGGCGGCCACCGTCGAGGAGGCGCTGAACCAGACGAACGCGCAGATGACGCGCATCATGGACGCGGTGAAGAAGGTCGGGGTCGCCGAGAAGGACATCAAGACCGCAAACTTCTCGATCCAGGTGGAGCGGCCCTTCCAGCCGCCGCAGCCGATGCCGATGCCCGAGCCCATGCCGGGCCCGGCGAAGGCCACGAAGGGCGGGGCTGCCGCGTCGCCGCCGCCGCCCGCGCCGCCCTCGCTCCCGCCGGCCACGTATCGCGTGAGCAATCAGGTGGAGATCACGATCCGCGAGGTGGACAAGGCGAGCCGGGTATTGCAGGCCGCCGTCAATGCGGGCGCGAATTCGGTGTGGAACGTGAGCTTCGCCATCGACGACACGAAGGCGCTCGAGGCCGAGGCGCGTGACAAGGCGGTGGCCGACGCGCGGACGCGCGCCGAGGCGCTCGCGAGGCTGTCGGGGATGAAGCTCGGCCCGGTGATCAGCGTCAGCGAGGTGATCGGGCGCGGCCCGGTGCCGCAGATGCCCATGTTCAGGGGCGACGTGGCCATGGCGGCGAAGATGGGCGGAGGGGCGCCGCCGCTCGAGGGCGGAGAGATGATGTTCGGCACCTCGATCGAGGTGGTCTTCGGCCTGGAGAAGTAG
- a CDS encoding phytoene desaturase family protein translates to MKASKQVVVIGGGLAGLAAATYAARAGAEVTLLEKASSPGGRAATHDKDGYALNLGPHALYQGGAAEEVLKELGVPAPGSSPPSGGAFALDRGNLCALPSGLVSLLTTSLLSLGGKIELARVLEGMSSLDPAEFASMSVAEFLDERLGSPEARGVMGALIRVSTYGDDFTRMSAGAAIEQVQLATRNNVRYVDGGWQTLVRGLALSAERAGASVMAGAKATSIERKDGRVRAVHLADGRTLAADAVVIAASPGLAHALLPDVPALAAWSNAAVPVMASCLDVALSHLPVPRNRFVLGIDRPLYFSVHSAVARLAPQGGAIIHVARYGSTEDPRETERELVALMDRVQPGWREFVVEKLFLPSMIVAHDLPAASRGGLAGRPGPRVPGAPGVFVAGDWVGPEGMLADASLASARAAARALAEVGAVEKPLESSVSAA, encoded by the coding sequence ATGAAAGCAAGCAAGCAGGTGGTGGTGATCGGCGGCGGTCTTGCGGGTCTCGCGGCTGCGACGTACGCGGCGCGCGCGGGGGCAGAGGTGACCCTGCTGGAGAAGGCGAGCTCGCCGGGCGGTCGCGCGGCCACCCATGACAAGGACGGATACGCCCTGAACCTCGGGCCCCACGCGCTCTATCAAGGCGGCGCGGCCGAGGAGGTCTTGAAGGAGCTCGGCGTCCCGGCCCCGGGCTCGTCTCCCCCGTCCGGCGGCGCATTCGCCCTCGATCGCGGCAACCTGTGCGCGCTGCCGAGCGGGCTCGTTTCATTGCTCACGACCTCGCTCCTGTCGCTCGGCGGGAAAATCGAGCTGGCCCGCGTGCTCGAGGGCATGTCTTCGCTCGATCCTGCCGAATTCGCGAGCATGAGCGTCGCCGAATTCCTCGACGAGAGGCTCGGCTCGCCCGAGGCCCGGGGCGTCATGGGCGCGCTCATCCGGGTGAGCACCTACGGCGACGATTTCACGCGCATGAGCGCCGGCGCGGCGATCGAGCAGGTCCAGCTCGCCACACGCAACAATGTTCGCTACGTCGACGGCGGCTGGCAAACCCTGGTCCGCGGGCTCGCGCTCTCGGCCGAGCGCGCGGGGGCTTCCGTCATGGCGGGCGCGAAGGCGACCTCGATCGAGCGCAAAGACGGGCGGGTGCGCGCCGTTCACCTCGCCGATGGGCGCACGCTGGCCGCGGACGCGGTCGTCATCGCGGCGAGCCCCGGCCTCGCGCACGCGCTCTTGCCCGACGTCCCGGCCCTCGCGGCCTGGTCGAATGCCGCGGTCCCCGTGATGGCCTCGTGCCTCGACGTGGCCCTGTCGCACCTGCCCGTCCCGCGCAATCGCTTCGTGCTCGGAATCGACAGGCCGCTCTATTTCTCCGTGCATTCGGCGGTCGCGCGCCTCGCGCCCCAGGGCGGGGCGATCATCCACGTCGCCCGCTATGGAAGCACCGAGGACCCGCGCGAGACGGAGCGCGAGCTTGTGGCGCTGATGGATCGCGTCCAGCCGGGCTGGCGGGAATTCGTGGTCGAGAAGCTCTTCTTGCCGTCGATGATCGTGGCGCACGACCTGCCGGCGGCCTCGCGCGGCGGGCTCGCGGGGAGGCCTGGGCCGCGGGTGCCGGGGGCGCCGGGGGTCTTCGTCGCGGGCGACTGGGTCGGGCCGGAGGGGATGCTGGCGGACGCGAGCCTCGCGAGCGCCCGGGCGGCGGCGCGCGCGCTCGCGGAGGTCGGGGCGGTCGAAAAACCCTTGGAATCGTCGGTCAGCGCGGCTTGA
- a CDS encoding sigma-70 family RNA polymerase sigma factor, with protein sequence MAALDDTVKELAREHGRYLFGLCYRLTGSSADAEDLVQETLLRALERPPARADEPMRPWLARVAVNLGCDLLRARKRRRYVGPWLPSPIEADEDDPALIEPRGTEGRYDLVESVSMAFLVALEALTPKQRAVLLLCDVFDYPVAEAASALGMSESNVKTTHHRARRALEAYDRARVPHTPEHVAKNREALGRLFAAMAIRDGQALHAMLDAEARQLSDGGGEFFAARVPILGRERVARFLLGVVKYRHPEQRYEMRMLNGLPAIVIEQPTEGKLAPRMVYQCDVGPDGSIRSLYAVLATRKLTAVRPIDSALR encoded by the coding sequence ATGGCAGCGCTCGACGACACCGTGAAGGAGCTGGCCCGGGAGCACGGGCGCTACCTCTTCGGGCTTTGTTATCGGCTCACGGGCTCGTCCGCCGATGCGGAGGATCTCGTGCAGGAGACGCTTCTGCGCGCGCTCGAGCGTCCTCCCGCGCGCGCGGACGAGCCGATGAGGCCGTGGCTCGCGCGCGTGGCCGTGAACCTCGGCTGCGACCTCTTGCGCGCCCGCAAGCGCCGCCGGTACGTGGGGCCGTGGCTGCCCTCGCCGATCGAGGCCGACGAGGACGATCCTGCCCTCATCGAGCCGCGCGGGACCGAGGGCCGCTATGACCTCGTCGAGAGCGTCTCGATGGCGTTCCTCGTCGCGCTCGAGGCGCTCACGCCGAAGCAGCGGGCGGTCCTTTTGCTGTGCGACGTCTTCGATTATCCGGTGGCCGAGGCGGCGAGCGCGCTCGGCATGAGCGAGTCCAACGTGAAGACGACGCACCACCGCGCGCGGCGCGCGCTCGAGGCGTACGATCGAGCGCGCGTGCCGCACACGCCCGAGCACGTGGCGAAAAATCGCGAGGCGCTCGGGCGCCTGTTCGCGGCCATGGCCATCCGCGACGGCCAGGCTCTGCACGCAATGCTCGACGCCGAGGCGCGACAGCTCAGCGACGGCGGCGGCGAGTTCTTCGCCGCGCGCGTGCCGATCCTGGGCCGCGAGCGCGTCGCGCGCTTCTTGCTCGGGGTCGTCAAGTATCGCCACCCTGAGCAGCGCTACGAGATGCGCATGCTGAACGGGCTGCCCGCGATCGTGATCGAGCAGCCGACAGAAGGCAAATTAGCGCCGCGGATGGTCTATCAATGCGACGTCGGGCCGGATGGCTCGATCCGGTCCTTGTACGCGGTGCTCGCCACGCGCAAGCTCACGGCGGTGCGCCCGATCGACTCGGCTCTCCGGTAG